A single Triticum dicoccoides isolate Atlit2015 ecotype Zavitan chromosome 2A, WEW_v2.0, whole genome shotgun sequence DNA region contains:
- the LOC119359315 gene encoding 40S ribosomal protein SA-like, which produces MMLAADVHLGTKNCDFQMERYAYKRQSDGIYIINLGKTWEKLQLAARVIMAIENPQDIIVQSARPYGQRVVLKFA; this is translated from the exons ATGATGCTCGCCGCCGACGTCCACCTCGGCACCAAGAACTGCGACTTCCAGATGGAGCGCTACGCCTACAAGCGCCAATCCGACG GCATCTACATCATCAATCTGGGCAAGACGTGGGAGAAGCTCCAGCTCGCAGCGAGGGTCATCATGGCCATCGAGAACCCCCAGGACATCATCGTCCAGTCCGCCCGCCCCTACGGCCAGCGCGTCGTCCTCAAGTTCGCGTAG